One genomic window of Puniceicoccaceae bacterium includes the following:
- a CDS encoding YceI family protein, which translates to MLPKAENCSFIEPSELSDLNAVIIDVRTVEAFDEVRLPGSVNHCVYEVVFTETLSKAYPEKHVPLVVYGEGPPWQADLAAVGRLNALGYTRVFVLRGGLSRWISEGRTTEGSGPAPVSIQAGQFRLDAKRSKVRWVGRNLTNQHDGTVECKHGFMELDEAGTPIAGEVVVDLTRMSCRDIEDKSLAGVLIAHLQNADFFDVAKFPEASFVLHSSERMQGASYGKPNFRVSGSLTARGRSIPLVFDALVESTGDGIVFQANFNFDRVSLGACYGSGRLFERLGMHLVNDLVSMDIGLVFEV; encoded by the coding sequence ATGCTTCCCAAGGCCGAAAACTGTTCATTCATTGAACCTTCTGAACTGTCAGATCTGAACGCTGTCATCATCGACGTTCGCACTGTCGAGGCATTTGACGAGGTCAGATTGCCGGGCAGTGTGAATCATTGTGTTTACGAAGTCGTCTTTACCGAAACCCTTTCAAAGGCTTACCCAGAGAAGCATGTTCCCCTCGTGGTGTATGGCGAGGGTCCGCCCTGGCAGGCGGACCTGGCAGCAGTTGGTCGGCTGAATGCTCTCGGTTACACCCGTGTTTTTGTCCTGCGGGGCGGCCTTTCCCGGTGGATTTCTGAAGGTCGTACAACCGAGGGCAGTGGTCCAGCACCTGTGTCGATCCAGGCGGGCCAGTTCAGGCTTGATGCCAAGCGCAGCAAGGTAAGGTGGGTTGGACGCAACCTGACCAATCAGCACGATGGAACCGTTGAGTGTAAGCACGGTTTTATGGAACTGGATGAAGCGGGGACTCCGATTGCCGGAGAAGTGGTCGTTGACCTCACGCGGATGAGTTGCCGGGACATTGAGGACAAGTCACTCGCTGGCGTTCTCATTGCCCATCTTCAAAATGCCGATTTTTTTGACGTTGCGAAGTTTCCGGAAGCCAGCTTTGTGCTGCATTCTTCTGAACGAATGCAAGGTGCGAGTTATGGGAAGCCGAATTTTAGGGTCAGCGGCTCACTCACAGCTCGTGGTCGGTCGATCCCGTTGGTTTTTGATGCGCTCGTGGAATCGACCGGTGATGGGATCGTCTTCCAGGCAAACTTCAATTTTGATCGAGTATCCCTTGGTGCGTGTTACGGTTCAGGCAGATTGTTTGAGCGCCTGGGCATGCACCTGGTGAACGATTTGGTAAGCATGGACATCGGACTTGTCTTTGAGGTTTGA
- the rplI gene encoding 50S ribosomal protein L9: MATTEILLLQPVENLGAEGDTVKVKAGYARNFLLPRKLALPVTQANRKYVESLQARRAQREAKEIAGAEEIKAKIEKIEMVFEVKTGEEGVFGAVTAADLIERFKEKGIELDKKQLSLYTPAKSLGKHSTRIRLHREVSFEFEFELKAEGGDEEASSEQA; encoded by the coding sequence ATGGCAACTACTGAAATACTTTTATTACAGCCCGTGGAAAATCTGGGCGCAGAGGGAGACACCGTCAAAGTGAAGGCTGGTTATGCACGCAACTTCCTGTTGCCCCGCAAGCTGGCACTTCCCGTGACCCAGGCCAACCGCAAGTATGTCGAATCGCTGCAGGCACGTCGTGCTCAGCGCGAGGCAAAAGAGATCGCTGGCGCCGAAGAAATCAAGGCGAAGATTGAAAAGATCGAGATGGTCTTTGAAGTCAAAACCGGCGAAGAGGGTGTCTTTGGTGCGGTTACTGCAGCCGATCTCATTGAGCGCTTTAAGGAGAAGGGCATTGAACTGGATAAGAAGCAGCTTTCGCTTTACACCCCGGCCAAGAGCCTGGGCAAGCATAGCACCCGTATCCGCTTGCACCGTGAGGTGAGCTTTGAATTCGAATTCGAACTCAAGGCAGAAGGTGGCGACGAGGAAGCATCCAGCGAGCAGGCCTGA
- a CDS encoding 50S ribosomal protein L25, protein MEALLLKVNERTAVGTSAAKKIRSEGKIPVNLYGPSGNRELTVDASEFRVFYKQVKDQSALFEIEDTSGKQTRCLIEDVQVDAMSRKVIHVDLREIAKGVELHAHVPVHVKGTAFGVKNQGGVIEVVAHELEVRCLPRNLPKELLVDVSELKVHDSLHVRDLVAPEGVVILNPGDEVVVSCATSAKMETTTAEEEEESEED, encoded by the coding sequence ATGGAAGCGTTATTACTGAAAGTCAATGAAAGGACAGCGGTCGGAACCAGCGCTGCGAAGAAGATTCGCAGTGAAGGAAAGATCCCTGTAAATTTGTATGGTCCCTCCGGCAATCGTGAGCTGACTGTGGATGCGTCCGAATTCCGGGTGTTTTACAAGCAGGTGAAGGACCAGTCAGCGCTGTTCGAAATTGAGGATACGAGCGGCAAGCAAACGCGCTGTCTGATTGAGGATGTGCAGGTGGATGCGATGTCTCGCAAGGTCATCCATGTGGATTTGCGTGAAATTGCCAAGGGCGTGGAATTGCATGCACACGTTCCGGTGCACGTGAAGGGAACTGCTTTTGGAGTCAAGAATCAGGGTGGAGTGATCGAAGTGGTTGCTCACGAACTCGAAGTGCGCTGTCTTCCTCGCAATCTTCCAAAGGAATTGCTGGTCGATGTCAGCGAATTGAAGGTTCACGACTCTTTGCACGTCCGCGATCTTGTGGCACCCGAAGGCGTTGTCATCCTGAATCCGGGAGACGAGGTGGTTGTATCCTGCGCGACGTCCGCCAAAATGGAAACGACGACGGCGGAGGAAGAAGAGGAATCCGAGGAGGACTGA
- the ssb gene encoding single-stranded DNA-binding protein, with protein sequence MANFNKVIIVGNLTRDPEVRVTPQGLTICKLALAVNRNYRTANGEDQEETTYVDVDAFGKPAEIIAKYMGKGRPLLVEGRLKTDSWTNQAGEKRSKLKVVLENFQFMGGRGDEGGEAGRGYNSAPQSSSSDDSVPGDYDSKDGDEDIPF encoded by the coding sequence ATGGCTAATTTTAACAAAGTAATCATCGTAGGTAACCTCACCAGAGATCCCGAAGTTCGTGTAACCCCGCAGGGGCTGACGATCTGCAAGTTGGCTCTGGCGGTGAATCGAAATTACCGGACAGCCAATGGAGAGGATCAAGAGGAGACGACCTACGTGGATGTTGACGCATTTGGAAAACCCGCAGAGATCATTGCAAAGTACATGGGCAAGGGCCGTCCGCTTCTGGTGGAAGGTCGCCTGAAAACCGACTCCTGGACCAATCAGGCCGGTGAAAAACGAAGCAAGCTCAAGGTGGTTTTGGAGAATTTCCAGTTCATGGGAGGCCGTGGTGATGAAGGCGGTGAAGCAGGCCGGGGGTATAACTCGGCTCCGCAGAGCAGCTCTTCGGACGACAGCGTTCCTGGGGATTATGATTCCAAAGATGGTGACGAAGACATCCCGTTCTGA
- the dnaB gene encoding replicative DNA helicase produces MPRTPNHRESYHHTPDVDRFPSDPALQDPHNLDAEQGLIASCLLDGSNEVLAECFSRGISADSFYSPANKILFQAICKIFDEGKPPDLIILIEHLRSKKLLENAGGIPYINQLSSRIETPVHARYWMDIVREKALLRSLKRTSETIIQEIYDSPPAIAEFLGSVEERIFKLGNDLITNSTVHIATPVEEASALIHKMIKREVSDVGLMTGYKDFDAMTYGLHPQEMIVLAARPSVGKTSLAMNIAEHVACGIAQNKFKKGGVLVFSLEMGADQLAMRLLTCRARVSMARIRDGFCDSDEQKRLAIAAKELKNAPIWIDDSGSSNVLELRAKARRLSQKEDIKLVVVDYLQLINGDSSMSRENQIADISRQMKAMAKELKVPVLVLSQLNRESEKEKRDPRLSDLRESGSIEQDADVVMMLSRPRKHDDDGDSDKGEIQLPSDFEHIKLIIAKQRNGPVGVVDLNFVRRYTRYENFARPEDHLNDPL; encoded by the coding sequence ATGCCACGCACTCCCAATCATCGCGAATCCTATCATCACACTCCAGACGTGGATCGATTCCCATCGGACCCTGCGCTGCAGGATCCCCATAACCTGGACGCTGAGCAGGGGCTGATCGCAAGCTGCCTGCTTGATGGCAGCAATGAAGTGCTGGCGGAGTGTTTCAGCAGGGGTATTTCGGCAGATTCTTTTTACAGTCCTGCCAATAAGATTCTGTTTCAGGCGATCTGCAAAATTTTTGATGAAGGGAAACCACCTGACCTGATCATCCTGATTGAGCACCTCCGCTCGAAAAAATTGCTCGAAAATGCAGGGGGCATTCCCTACATCAATCAGCTCTCGTCCCGCATTGAAACTCCTGTACATGCGCGGTATTGGATGGATATTGTGCGGGAGAAGGCGCTGCTGCGTTCACTCAAGCGCACGTCTGAAACCATCATTCAGGAAATTTATGACTCTCCCCCTGCGATTGCCGAGTTTCTGGGCAGTGTGGAGGAGCGAATCTTCAAACTGGGAAATGACCTGATCACCAACTCAACCGTGCACATCGCAACTCCGGTTGAGGAGGCATCTGCGTTGATCCACAAGATGATCAAACGCGAAGTCAGCGATGTGGGGCTGATGACAGGGTATAAGGACTTTGATGCAATGACCTATGGATTGCATCCGCAGGAAATGATTGTTCTGGCGGCACGTCCTTCGGTGGGAAAAACCAGTTTGGCGATGAATATCGCCGAACACGTTGCCTGCGGCATTGCGCAGAATAAATTCAAAAAAGGTGGCGTGCTGGTGTTCAGCCTCGAAATGGGAGCGGATCAGCTGGCAATGCGTCTGTTGACCTGCCGGGCACGTGTCAGCATGGCGCGCATCCGCGACGGATTTTGTGATTCTGATGAACAGAAACGCCTTGCCATTGCGGCAAAGGAGCTGAAAAACGCTCCGATCTGGATTGATGACTCCGGTTCGTCAAACGTGCTGGAACTTCGCGCCAAGGCGCGCCGTCTCTCCCAGAAAGAAGACATCAAACTGGTCGTGGTGGATTATCTTCAATTGATCAATGGAGATTCGTCGATGTCCCGGGAGAACCAGATCGCTGATATTTCGCGGCAGATGAAGGCCATGGCCAAGGAACTGAAAGTTCCGGTGCTCGTGCTCAGTCAGCTCAATCGTGAATCCGAAAAAGAGAAGCGAGACCCACGCCTTTCGGATCTGCGTGAGTCCGGTTCCATCGAGCAGGATGCCGATGTGGTCATGATGCTCAGTCGCCCCCGAAAACACGATGATGATGGAGATTCGGATAAAGGGGAGATACAGCTACCTTCGGACTTTGAACACATCAAACTGATCATCGCAAAGCAGCGCAACGGACCTGTTGGGGTTGTGGACCTGAATTTCGTGAGGCGCTACACGCGATATGAGAATTTTGCACGCCCTGAAGACCATTTGAACGATCCCCTTTAG
- the pth gene encoding aminoacyl-tRNA hydrolase produces MCDTLPIQVVAGLGNPGKAYEQTRHNVGFMVIDDWAQHQDWKWKRSFRFRGEWSRATWMEREMFLIKPHTFMNASGTSLVALLRYFKLEPQQVLCIYDDITLPFGRLKVSVGGGHGGHNGIRDVQDKLGNEFTRLRVGIGAKPTHELDLKDWVLSPFQRAEIDQLKKQFEFYRNSIERILREGSVLAMNTINQKTE; encoded by the coding sequence ATGTGTGACACACTCCCGATCCAGGTGGTTGCGGGTCTTGGCAACCCAGGCAAAGCCTACGAGCAGACTCGCCACAACGTCGGTTTCATGGTCATTGATGACTGGGCACAGCATCAGGATTGGAAATGGAAGCGCAGTTTTCGCTTCAGGGGCGAATGGAGCAGAGCAACCTGGATGGAGCGGGAGATGTTTTTGATCAAACCCCACACCTTCATGAATGCATCCGGCACCAGTCTCGTGGCACTCTTGCGCTATTTCAAGCTTGAGCCGCAGCAGGTGTTGTGCATCTACGACGATATCACGCTGCCATTCGGCAGACTGAAGGTGTCGGTCGGAGGTGGTCACGGTGGTCACAACGGCATCCGGGACGTTCAGGACAAACTGGGCAACGAATTCACCCGTTTGCGGGTGGGCATTGGCGCAAAGCCCACACATGAGTTGGACTTGAAGGATTGGGTGCTCAGTCCATTCCAACGGGCGGAAATCGACCAACTGAAGAAGCAATTTGAGTTTTATAGGAACAGTATCGAGCGCATCCTCCGGGAAGGTTCGGTATTGGCTATGAATACGATCAACCAAAAAACAGAATAA
- a CDS encoding CusA/CzcA family heavy metal efflux RND transporter: protein MFQKIIDTSLHNKLVIVLLTMAVIAGGYWSYRQLPVDAFPDVSPALVQVFTVTKGLGPEEVEKFVTFPVEAAMSGLPKVKEIRSVSNFGLSVVSVYFEEDTDIYFARQVVGERLSEAREAIPEGFGEPEMGPISTGQGLVLYYNLIDTTGEYSLEELRTIQDWIVKYNLQTVPGVTEVLGIGGFVKQFQVNIDPDALLRYNISLKGVIERIEANNQNVGGQFIERNGEMFIVRSEGLAQDIRDLERIVITHEDGTPIFLNDVATVEIGGEIRQGLQTRNGSEEVVSGMVIKLYGTNSSTVIEAVEAKLAEIEAALPEGVVIDPYYQQKTLVESSVRTVTSALLQGIALVVLVLLVFIGGFRPSIVVSLAIPFSVLFATVAMYYFGISANLMSLGGLAIAIGMMVDGTIVMVENTDRLLRSSVSGESKSRTISRACLEVAQPITFAILIVVLVFIPLFTLQGVEGKMFRPLAYTVALAMFGSLIYALIGAPVFSALFMRKPRSKKGAEASSPREVWVVRQLVTVYRPIVRLFVHVRILAITVALVLIAVGAWIFPKLGSEFTPRLMEGDIIANLSMAPSVSLEETKRNSLIAETRLLQIPEIEQAISRIGRGEVGAHADPINSVHMMVVLKDKLQWREGFGQVDIENAMREVLAGMPGVQVNITQPIQLSVDELIGGTKAQLAVKLFGSDLDVLKEQGDAIAAIVGDIEGAADVQTGQVIGSPQIVVRPDREAIARHGLNLAEVQGLIEAAVGGVEAGQIYEGVQRYDIYVRYREEARDSIEDLRHLIVQTHEGTLLPLDELATIREIVGPRQIVRENNQRYLEIQANVVGRDIGSFVEEAQAALDSQLTLPPGYLISWGGQYELQQEANQRLVIVIPVTLALIALLLYISFGSIKNTVLILLNIPLALVGGVVGLWLAGENLSAPSSIGFIALFGIALGNGMVLLTYLNQLIREGKAVDEASIEGACLRVRPVLMTAGTTLLGLLPLLLATGTGSEVQRPLAVVVIGGLVSSTMLTLIVLPALYKWFAINPNQEA from the coding sequence ATGTTTCAAAAGATCATTGATACATCTCTGCACAACAAGCTGGTGATTGTGCTCCTGACGATGGCCGTCATCGCTGGGGGTTACTGGAGTTATCGGCAGCTTCCCGTTGACGCTTTTCCCGACGTTTCACCTGCACTTGTACAGGTTTTCACTGTGACCAAAGGCCTCGGCCCCGAGGAGGTTGAAAAGTTCGTCACCTTTCCGGTTGAGGCCGCGATGAGCGGTTTGCCAAAAGTCAAAGAAATCCGCTCCGTCTCCAATTTTGGCCTCTCAGTCGTCAGTGTCTATTTTGAGGAAGACACCGACATTTACTTTGCCCGGCAAGTGGTGGGCGAACGCCTGTCGGAAGCGCGAGAGGCCATACCCGAAGGCTTTGGCGAACCGGAGATGGGACCGATTTCCACTGGTCAGGGCCTTGTGCTCTACTACAATCTGATTGATACTACTGGCGAATACAGCCTCGAAGAGCTGCGCACGATTCAGGACTGGATCGTCAAATACAACCTGCAAACGGTGCCTGGCGTGACTGAGGTGCTGGGCATTGGCGGCTTTGTCAAACAGTTCCAGGTCAACATTGATCCCGATGCCTTGCTGCGCTACAACATCTCTCTGAAAGGAGTCATCGAGCGAATCGAGGCCAACAACCAGAACGTCGGCGGACAGTTCATCGAACGTAACGGTGAGATGTTTATTGTCCGCTCCGAGGGACTGGCACAGGACATCCGCGATCTTGAGCGCATTGTCATCACCCATGAGGACGGCACCCCCATCTTTCTCAACGATGTCGCGACGGTGGAGATCGGCGGCGAGATCCGTCAGGGACTGCAAACCCGCAATGGCTCGGAAGAGGTTGTCTCTGGTATGGTCATCAAGCTCTATGGCACCAACTCGTCTACCGTCATTGAAGCGGTAGAGGCCAAGCTCGCTGAGATTGAAGCGGCACTCCCGGAAGGTGTGGTGATCGACCCCTATTACCAACAGAAGACACTCGTTGAATCGTCAGTCAGAACTGTAACGAGTGCGCTTCTGCAGGGCATCGCCTTGGTGGTACTGGTGCTGCTTGTCTTTATCGGAGGTTTCCGTCCCAGCATCGTTGTTTCCCTCGCGATTCCGTTCTCGGTCCTTTTCGCTACGGTTGCGATGTATTACTTCGGAATATCGGCCAATTTGATGTCCCTGGGAGGATTGGCCATCGCGATTGGCATGATGGTCGACGGAACCATCGTGATGGTGGAAAACACAGATCGCCTCTTGCGTTCTTCCGTTTCCGGCGAATCGAAGTCACGCACGATCTCGCGCGCCTGCCTGGAGGTGGCGCAGCCCATCACGTTTGCGATCCTTATCGTGGTTCTCGTATTCATACCACTTTTTACGCTGCAGGGGGTCGAGGGTAAGATGTTCCGGCCTCTGGCCTATACGGTGGCGCTGGCCATGTTTGGCTCGTTGATCTATGCATTGATTGGAGCACCGGTGTTTTCCGCGCTTTTCATGAGAAAGCCCCGTTCGAAAAAAGGTGCAGAAGCATCTTCCCCACGCGAAGTCTGGGTGGTGCGGCAGCTTGTGACCGTCTACCGGCCAATCGTGAGGCTGTTTGTGCATGTTCGCATCCTGGCGATCACGGTGGCGCTCGTCCTTATCGCAGTGGGAGCCTGGATTTTTCCGAAGCTCGGATCCGAGTTTACCCCGCGACTGATGGAAGGGGACATCATTGCCAATCTCTCGATGGCACCCTCTGTTTCTCTCGAAGAAACAAAGCGCAACTCACTGATCGCAGAGACCCGACTGCTTCAGATCCCTGAAATCGAGCAAGCTATTTCGCGCATTGGTCGCGGTGAGGTCGGTGCCCACGCCGACCCTATCAACAGCGTGCACATGATGGTTGTTCTCAAAGACAAATTGCAGTGGCGCGAGGGTTTTGGGCAGGTCGATATTGAAAATGCCATGCGCGAGGTCCTGGCAGGCATGCCAGGAGTGCAAGTCAATATCACCCAGCCCATCCAGTTGAGCGTCGATGAACTCATCGGTGGAACCAAGGCACAACTGGCCGTCAAACTCTTTGGCTCCGACCTGGATGTCCTGAAGGAACAGGGTGACGCAATTGCTGCCATCGTTGGCGATATCGAAGGTGCGGCTGACGTGCAGACGGGTCAGGTTATCGGATCTCCGCAGATCGTGGTGCGGCCCGACCGCGAAGCCATTGCCCGCCACGGCCTGAATCTTGCCGAGGTGCAGGGATTGATCGAAGCGGCTGTGGGAGGAGTCGAAGCAGGGCAGATCTACGAAGGAGTTCAGCGCTATGACATTTATGTCCGGTATCGCGAGGAAGCCCGCGACTCGATTGAAGACCTGCGCCACCTGATCGTGCAAACCCATGAGGGTACGTTGTTGCCGTTGGATGAGCTGGCGACCATTCGGGAGATCGTCGGTCCACGACAGATTGTCCGCGAAAACAACCAGCGCTATTTGGAGATTCAGGCGAATGTCGTGGGCAGGGACATCGGCAGTTTCGTTGAAGAAGCCCAAGCGGCACTCGATTCACAATTGACGCTTCCGCCGGGCTATCTGATTTCCTGGGGCGGCCAATATGAGCTGCAACAAGAAGCCAACCAACGACTCGTTATTGTGATTCCCGTGACGCTCGCATTGATCGCACTGTTGCTCTACATTTCCTTCGGGTCGATTAAGAACACTGTCCTGATATTGCTCAATATTCCATTGGCACTGGTTGGCGGTGTCGTGGGGCTTTGGCTCGCAGGAGAAAATCTATCGGCCCCATCCAGCATCGGGTTTATCGCTCTTTTCGGTATCGCCCTGGGCAATGGCATGGTGTTGCTGACCTACCTGAACCAGTTGATCCGCGAGGGTAAAGCGGTGGATGAAGCGAGCATCGAAGGTGCCTGTCTGCGGGTGCGCCCTGTGCTGATGACAGCGGGCACAACGCTCCTGGGCTTGCTTCCCCTGTTGCTCGCTACCGGAACCGGAAGCGAAGTACAACGTCCCTTGGCGGTCGTTGTCATTGGCGGACTGGTTTCCTCGACCATGCTCACCCTGATTGTCCTGCCCGCTCTCTACAAGTGGTTCGCCATCAACCCAAACCAGGAAGCATAA
- a CDS encoding 30S ribosomal protein S6, with protein MAVKTNTAYRATFILDTRGVEESVDSLYEQITTVLEGLGCEVTKVENHGTREFARASRNSKQSSGVYVQYYFTAEATVPAALKEKFRLDNRVDRIIVEKV; from the coding sequence ATGGCAGTAAAAACCAACACAGCGTATCGGGCGACATTCATTCTCGATACGCGAGGCGTCGAGGAGTCCGTTGACTCACTCTATGAGCAGATCACAACCGTTCTTGAGGGACTGGGGTGTGAAGTCACCAAAGTTGAAAACCACGGAACCCGTGAATTTGCGCGGGCATCACGCAACAGCAAACAGAGTTCCGGAGTCTACGTTCAGTATTATTTCACTGCTGAAGCAACCGTTCCGGCAGCACTGAAGGAGAAGTTCCGCCTCGACAATCGCGTCGACCGGATTATCGTGGAAAAAGTCTGA